A part of Caretta caretta isolate rCarCar2 chromosome 1, rCarCar1.hap1, whole genome shotgun sequence genomic DNA contains:
- the CBLL1 gene encoding E3 ubiquitin-protein ligase Hakai isoform X3 yields MDHNDNDLQGTNSSGSLGGLDVRRRIPIKLISKQPNKTKPAPRAPRIMNRMPSKAQAGDEEEFDYNEEERYDCKGADMFGNPRRFPGHIFWDFKINLLGEKDDTPVHFCDKCGLPIKLYGRMIPCKHVFCYDCAILHEKKGDKMCPGCNDPVQRIEQCVRGSLFMCSIVQGCKRTYLSQRDLQAHINHRHMRAGKPVTRPPLEPVHPPIAPPPAEIPERFIMPPDKHHMSHIPPKQHLMMPPPPLQHVQHEHYNQPHEDIRAPPSEMSMAPPPPRSVSQDTFRISTRKHSNLITVPIQDDSNSGAREPPPPAPAPAHHHPEYQGQPVVSHPHHIMPPQQHYAPPPPPPPPISHPMQHPPQGAGTPHMVYSQAPPPPMTSAPPPITPPPGHIIAQMPPYMNHPPPGPPPPQHGGPPVNVNAPPPHHYNPNSLPQFSEDQGTLSPPFTQPGGMSPGMWPAPRGPPPPPRMQGPPSQAPLPGPHHPDQTRYRPYYQ; encoded by the exons ATGGACCACAATg ACAATGATTTGCAAGGCACTAATAGTTCTGGATCGTTGGGTGGTCTTGATGTTCGCAGACGAATCCCTATAAAGCTCATCTCCAAACAGCCCAACAAAACCAAACCTGCACCACGCGCTCCAAGAATTATGAACAGGATGCCTTCAAAGGCACAGGCTGGTGATGAAG AAGAATTTGATTATAATGAAGAGGAGCGGTATGACTGCAAAGGAGCGGACATGTTTGGGAATCCAAGAAGATTCCCTGGACACATATTTTGGGACTTTAAG ATAAACTTGCTGGGAGAAAAGGATGATACCCCAGTCCATTTCTGTGACAAGTGTGGATTGCCCATCAAATTGTATGGGCGCATG ATACCTTGCAAGCATGTTTTCTGCTATGACTGTGCTATATTACATGAGAAGAAGGGCGACAAGATGTGCCCAGG CTGTAATGATCCCGTGCAGCGAATTGAGCAATGTGTGCGAGGGTCTCTCTTCATGTGTAGCATTGTTCAAGGGTGCAAGAGAACATATTTGTCTCAGAGAGACTTACAAGCTCACATCAACCATCGTCATATGAGAGCTGGAAAACCTGTTACCCGTCCTCCACTTGAACCTGTTCATCCTCCTattgccccacctcctgctgAAATTCCTGAGCGTTTCATAATGCCACCTGATAAGCATCATATGAGCCATATCCCACCAAAGCAGCACCTCATGATGCCGCCACCTCCTTTACAGCATGTGCAGCACGAGCATTATAACCAACCACATGAGGACATTCGTGCACCCCCTTCAGAGATGTCAATGGCTCCACCACCACCTCGCTCGGTCAGTCAGGATACGTTTCGTATTTCCACGAGAAAACACAGCAATTTAATAACTGTCCCTATTCAGGATGATTCAAATTCAGGTGCTCGAGAACCACCTCCACCAGCCCCAGCACCTGCTCATCATCATCCTGAATATCAGGGTCAACCAGTGGTATCCCATCCTCATCATATTATGCCTCCACAGCAACATTATGCACCAcccccgccaccaccaccaccaataaGCCATCCAATGCAACATCCTCCCCAGGGAGCAGGTACTCCTCATATGGTTTATAGCCAAGCTCCACCACCACCGATGACCTCTGCTCCACCACCAATAACCCCTCCCCCTGGACACATAATTGCCCAAATGCCACCATATATGAATCACCCTCCTCCAGGACCTCCCCCTCCTCAACATGGTGGCCCACCTGTAAATGTAAatgcaccccctccccatcacTATAATCCTAACTCTTTGCCGCAGTTCAGTGAAGATCAAGGAACTCTCAGCCCTCCTTTTACACAGCCTGGGGGAATGAGTCCGGGGATGTGGCCCGCTCCAAGAGggcctcctccacccccaagaaTGCAAGGTCCACCTTCTCAAGCCCCACTTCCTGGACCACATCACCCAGATCAAACCAGATATAGACCATACTACCAATGA
- the CBLL1 gene encoding E3 ubiquitin-protein ligase Hakai isoform X4, which produces MDHNDNDLQGTNSSGSLGGLDVRRRIPIKLISKQPNKTKPAPRAPRIMNRMPSKAQAGDEEFDYNEEERYDCKGADMFGNPRRFPGHIFWDFKINLLGEKDDTPVHFCDKCGLPIKLYGRMIPCKHVFCYDCAILHEKKGDKMCPGCNDPVQRIEQCVRGSLFMCSIVQGCKRTYLSQRDLQAHINHRHMRAGKPVTRPPLEPVHPPIAPPPAEIPERFIMPPDKHHMSHIPPKQHLMMPPPPLQHVQHEHYNQPHEDIRAPPSEMSMAPPPPRSVSQDTFRISTRKHSNLITVPIQDDSNSGAREPPPPAPAPAHHHPEYQGQPVVSHPHHIMPPQQHYAPPPPPPPPISHPMQHPPQGAGTPHMVYSQAPPPPMTSAPPPITPPPGHIIAQMPPYMNHPPPGPPPPQHGGPPVNVNAPPPHHYNPNSLPQFSEDQGTLSPPFTQPGGMSPGMWPAPRGPPPPPRMQGPPSQAPLPGPHHPDQTRYRPYYQ; this is translated from the exons ATGGACCACAATg ACAATGATTTGCAAGGCACTAATAGTTCTGGATCGTTGGGTGGTCTTGATGTTCGCAGACGAATCCCTATAAAGCTCATCTCCAAACAGCCCAACAAAACCAAACCTGCACCACGCGCTCCAAGAATTATGAACAGGATGCCTTCAAAGGCACAGGCTGGTGATGAAG AATTTGATTATAATGAAGAGGAGCGGTATGACTGCAAAGGAGCGGACATGTTTGGGAATCCAAGAAGATTCCCTGGACACATATTTTGGGACTTTAAG ATAAACTTGCTGGGAGAAAAGGATGATACCCCAGTCCATTTCTGTGACAAGTGTGGATTGCCCATCAAATTGTATGGGCGCATG ATACCTTGCAAGCATGTTTTCTGCTATGACTGTGCTATATTACATGAGAAGAAGGGCGACAAGATGTGCCCAGG CTGTAATGATCCCGTGCAGCGAATTGAGCAATGTGTGCGAGGGTCTCTCTTCATGTGTAGCATTGTTCAAGGGTGCAAGAGAACATATTTGTCTCAGAGAGACTTACAAGCTCACATCAACCATCGTCATATGAGAGCTGGAAAACCTGTTACCCGTCCTCCACTTGAACCTGTTCATCCTCCTattgccccacctcctgctgAAATTCCTGAGCGTTTCATAATGCCACCTGATAAGCATCATATGAGCCATATCCCACCAAAGCAGCACCTCATGATGCCGCCACCTCCTTTACAGCATGTGCAGCACGAGCATTATAACCAACCACATGAGGACATTCGTGCACCCCCTTCAGAGATGTCAATGGCTCCACCACCACCTCGCTCGGTCAGTCAGGATACGTTTCGTATTTCCACGAGAAAACACAGCAATTTAATAACTGTCCCTATTCAGGATGATTCAAATTCAGGTGCTCGAGAACCACCTCCACCAGCCCCAGCACCTGCTCATCATCATCCTGAATATCAGGGTCAACCAGTGGTATCCCATCCTCATCATATTATGCCTCCACAGCAACATTATGCACCAcccccgccaccaccaccaccaataaGCCATCCAATGCAACATCCTCCCCAGGGAGCAGGTACTCCTCATATGGTTTATAGCCAAGCTCCACCACCACCGATGACCTCTGCTCCACCACCAATAACCCCTCCCCCTGGACACATAATTGCCCAAATGCCACCATATATGAATCACCCTCCTCCAGGACCTCCCCCTCCTCAACATGGTGGCCCACCTGTAAATGTAAatgcaccccctccccatcacTATAATCCTAACTCTTTGCCGCAGTTCAGTGAAGATCAAGGAACTCTCAGCCCTCCTTTTACACAGCCTGGGGGAATGAGTCCGGGGATGTGGCCCGCTCCAAGAGggcctcctccacccccaagaaTGCAAGGTCCACCTTCTCAAGCCCCACTTCCTGGACCACATCACCCAGATCAAACCAGATATAGACCATACTACCAATGA
- the CBLL1 gene encoding E3 ubiquitin-protein ligase Hakai isoform X5, translating to MNRMPSKAQAGDEEEFDYNEEERYDCKGADMFGNPRRFPGHIFWDFKINLLGEKDDTPVHFCDKCGLPIKLYGRMIPCKHVFCYDCAILHEKKGDKMCPGCNDPVQRIEQCVRGSLFMCSIVQGCKRTYLSQRDLQAHINHRHMRAGKPVTRPPLEPVHPPIAPPPAEIPERFIMPPDKHHMSHIPPKQHLMMPPPPLQHVQHEHYNQPHEDIRAPPSEMSMAPPPPRSVSQDTFRISTRKHSNLITVPIQDDSNSGAREPPPPAPAPAHHHPEYQGQPVVSHPHHIMPPQQHYAPPPPPPPPISHPMQHPPQGAGTPHMVYSQAPPPPMTSAPPPITPPPGHIIAQMPPYMNHPPPGPPPPQHGGPPVNVNAPPPHHYNPNSLPQFSEDQGTLSPPFTQPGGMSPGMWPAPRGPPPPPRMQGPPSQAPLPGPHHPDQTRYRPYYQ from the exons ATGAACAGGATGCCTTCAAAGGCACAGGCTGGTGATGAAG AAGAATTTGATTATAATGAAGAGGAGCGGTATGACTGCAAAGGAGCGGACATGTTTGGGAATCCAAGAAGATTCCCTGGACACATATTTTGGGACTTTAAG ATAAACTTGCTGGGAGAAAAGGATGATACCCCAGTCCATTTCTGTGACAAGTGTGGATTGCCCATCAAATTGTATGGGCGCATG ATACCTTGCAAGCATGTTTTCTGCTATGACTGTGCTATATTACATGAGAAGAAGGGCGACAAGATGTGCCCAGG CTGTAATGATCCCGTGCAGCGAATTGAGCAATGTGTGCGAGGGTCTCTCTTCATGTGTAGCATTGTTCAAGGGTGCAAGAGAACATATTTGTCTCAGAGAGACTTACAAGCTCACATCAACCATCGTCATATGAGAGCTGGAAAACCTGTTACCCGTCCTCCACTTGAACCTGTTCATCCTCCTattgccccacctcctgctgAAATTCCTGAGCGTTTCATAATGCCACCTGATAAGCATCATATGAGCCATATCCCACCAAAGCAGCACCTCATGATGCCGCCACCTCCTTTACAGCATGTGCAGCACGAGCATTATAACCAACCACATGAGGACATTCGTGCACCCCCTTCAGAGATGTCAATGGCTCCACCACCACCTCGCTCGGTCAGTCAGGATACGTTTCGTATTTCCACGAGAAAACACAGCAATTTAATAACTGTCCCTATTCAGGATGATTCAAATTCAGGTGCTCGAGAACCACCTCCACCAGCCCCAGCACCTGCTCATCATCATCCTGAATATCAGGGTCAACCAGTGGTATCCCATCCTCATCATATTATGCCTCCACAGCAACATTATGCACCAcccccgccaccaccaccaccaataaGCCATCCAATGCAACATCCTCCCCAGGGAGCAGGTACTCCTCATATGGTTTATAGCCAAGCTCCACCACCACCGATGACCTCTGCTCCACCACCAATAACCCCTCCCCCTGGACACATAATTGCCCAAATGCCACCATATATGAATCACCCTCCTCCAGGACCTCCCCCTCCTCAACATGGTGGCCCACCTGTAAATGTAAatgcaccccctccccatcacTATAATCCTAACTCTTTGCCGCAGTTCAGTGAAGATCAAGGAACTCTCAGCCCTCCTTTTACACAGCCTGGGGGAATGAGTCCGGGGATGTGGCCCGCTCCAAGAGggcctcctccacccccaagaaTGCAAGGTCCACCTTCTCAAGCCCCACTTCCTGGACCACATCACCCAGATCAAACCAGATATAGACCATACTACCAATGA
- the CBLL1 gene encoding E3 ubiquitin-protein ligase Hakai isoform X2: MGPPCTDLARDSGSWCVVGRFAGGRGRETPGCICYARNNDLQGTNSSGSLGGLDVRRRIPIKLISKQPNKTKPAPRAPRIMNRMPSKAQAGDEEFDYNEEERYDCKGADMFGNPRRFPGHIFWDFKINLLGEKDDTPVHFCDKCGLPIKLYGRMIPCKHVFCYDCAILHEKKGDKMCPGCNDPVQRIEQCVRGSLFMCSIVQGCKRTYLSQRDLQAHINHRHMRAGKPVTRPPLEPVHPPIAPPPAEIPERFIMPPDKHHMSHIPPKQHLMMPPPPLQHVQHEHYNQPHEDIRAPPSEMSMAPPPPRSVSQDTFRISTRKHSNLITVPIQDDSNSGAREPPPPAPAPAHHHPEYQGQPVVSHPHHIMPPQQHYAPPPPPPPPISHPMQHPPQGAGTPHMVYSQAPPPPMTSAPPPITPPPGHIIAQMPPYMNHPPPGPPPPQHGGPPVNVNAPPPHHYNPNSLPQFSEDQGTLSPPFTQPGGMSPGMWPAPRGPPPPPRMQGPPSQAPLPGPHHPDQTRYRPYYQ, translated from the exons ATGGGTCCACCTTGTACTGACTTAGCAAGGGACTCTGGTTCTTGGTGTGTAGTTGGCAGATTCGCAGGTGGCCGAGGACGGGAAACACCTGGCTGTATCTGCTACGCTAGAA ACAATGATTTGCAAGGCACTAATAGTTCTGGATCGTTGGGTGGTCTTGATGTTCGCAGACGAATCCCTATAAAGCTCATCTCCAAACAGCCCAACAAAACCAAACCTGCACCACGCGCTCCAAGAATTATGAACAGGATGCCTTCAAAGGCACAGGCTGGTGATGAAG AATTTGATTATAATGAAGAGGAGCGGTATGACTGCAAAGGAGCGGACATGTTTGGGAATCCAAGAAGATTCCCTGGACACATATTTTGGGACTTTAAG ATAAACTTGCTGGGAGAAAAGGATGATACCCCAGTCCATTTCTGTGACAAGTGTGGATTGCCCATCAAATTGTATGGGCGCATG ATACCTTGCAAGCATGTTTTCTGCTATGACTGTGCTATATTACATGAGAAGAAGGGCGACAAGATGTGCCCAGG CTGTAATGATCCCGTGCAGCGAATTGAGCAATGTGTGCGAGGGTCTCTCTTCATGTGTAGCATTGTTCAAGGGTGCAAGAGAACATATTTGTCTCAGAGAGACTTACAAGCTCACATCAACCATCGTCATATGAGAGCTGGAAAACCTGTTACCCGTCCTCCACTTGAACCTGTTCATCCTCCTattgccccacctcctgctgAAATTCCTGAGCGTTTCATAATGCCACCTGATAAGCATCATATGAGCCATATCCCACCAAAGCAGCACCTCATGATGCCGCCACCTCCTTTACAGCATGTGCAGCACGAGCATTATAACCAACCACATGAGGACATTCGTGCACCCCCTTCAGAGATGTCAATGGCTCCACCACCACCTCGCTCGGTCAGTCAGGATACGTTTCGTATTTCCACGAGAAAACACAGCAATTTAATAACTGTCCCTATTCAGGATGATTCAAATTCAGGTGCTCGAGAACCACCTCCACCAGCCCCAGCACCTGCTCATCATCATCCTGAATATCAGGGTCAACCAGTGGTATCCCATCCTCATCATATTATGCCTCCACAGCAACATTATGCACCAcccccgccaccaccaccaccaataaGCCATCCAATGCAACATCCTCCCCAGGGAGCAGGTACTCCTCATATGGTTTATAGCCAAGCTCCACCACCACCGATGACCTCTGCTCCACCACCAATAACCCCTCCCCCTGGACACATAATTGCCCAAATGCCACCATATATGAATCACCCTCCTCCAGGACCTCCCCCTCCTCAACATGGTGGCCCACCTGTAAATGTAAatgcaccccctccccatcacTATAATCCTAACTCTTTGCCGCAGTTCAGTGAAGATCAAGGAACTCTCAGCCCTCCTTTTACACAGCCTGGGGGAATGAGTCCGGGGATGTGGCCCGCTCCAAGAGggcctcctccacccccaagaaTGCAAGGTCCACCTTCTCAAGCCCCACTTCCTGGACCACATCACCCAGATCAAACCAGATATAGACCATACTACCAATGA
- the CBLL1 gene encoding E3 ubiquitin-protein ligase Hakai isoform X1, with product MGPPCTDLARDSGSWCVVGRFAGGRGRETPGCICYARNNDLQGTNSSGSLGGLDVRRRIPIKLISKQPNKTKPAPRAPRIMNRMPSKAQAGDEEEFDYNEEERYDCKGADMFGNPRRFPGHIFWDFKINLLGEKDDTPVHFCDKCGLPIKLYGRMIPCKHVFCYDCAILHEKKGDKMCPGCNDPVQRIEQCVRGSLFMCSIVQGCKRTYLSQRDLQAHINHRHMRAGKPVTRPPLEPVHPPIAPPPAEIPERFIMPPDKHHMSHIPPKQHLMMPPPPLQHVQHEHYNQPHEDIRAPPSEMSMAPPPPRSVSQDTFRISTRKHSNLITVPIQDDSNSGAREPPPPAPAPAHHHPEYQGQPVVSHPHHIMPPQQHYAPPPPPPPPISHPMQHPPQGAGTPHMVYSQAPPPPMTSAPPPITPPPGHIIAQMPPYMNHPPPGPPPPQHGGPPVNVNAPPPHHYNPNSLPQFSEDQGTLSPPFTQPGGMSPGMWPAPRGPPPPPRMQGPPSQAPLPGPHHPDQTRYRPYYQ from the exons ATGGGTCCACCTTGTACTGACTTAGCAAGGGACTCTGGTTCTTGGTGTGTAGTTGGCAGATTCGCAGGTGGCCGAGGACGGGAAACACCTGGCTGTATCTGCTACGCTAGAA ACAATGATTTGCAAGGCACTAATAGTTCTGGATCGTTGGGTGGTCTTGATGTTCGCAGACGAATCCCTATAAAGCTCATCTCCAAACAGCCCAACAAAACCAAACCTGCACCACGCGCTCCAAGAATTATGAACAGGATGCCTTCAAAGGCACAGGCTGGTGATGAAG AAGAATTTGATTATAATGAAGAGGAGCGGTATGACTGCAAAGGAGCGGACATGTTTGGGAATCCAAGAAGATTCCCTGGACACATATTTTGGGACTTTAAG ATAAACTTGCTGGGAGAAAAGGATGATACCCCAGTCCATTTCTGTGACAAGTGTGGATTGCCCATCAAATTGTATGGGCGCATG ATACCTTGCAAGCATGTTTTCTGCTATGACTGTGCTATATTACATGAGAAGAAGGGCGACAAGATGTGCCCAGG CTGTAATGATCCCGTGCAGCGAATTGAGCAATGTGTGCGAGGGTCTCTCTTCATGTGTAGCATTGTTCAAGGGTGCAAGAGAACATATTTGTCTCAGAGAGACTTACAAGCTCACATCAACCATCGTCATATGAGAGCTGGAAAACCTGTTACCCGTCCTCCACTTGAACCTGTTCATCCTCCTattgccccacctcctgctgAAATTCCTGAGCGTTTCATAATGCCACCTGATAAGCATCATATGAGCCATATCCCACCAAAGCAGCACCTCATGATGCCGCCACCTCCTTTACAGCATGTGCAGCACGAGCATTATAACCAACCACATGAGGACATTCGTGCACCCCCTTCAGAGATGTCAATGGCTCCACCACCACCTCGCTCGGTCAGTCAGGATACGTTTCGTATTTCCACGAGAAAACACAGCAATTTAATAACTGTCCCTATTCAGGATGATTCAAATTCAGGTGCTCGAGAACCACCTCCACCAGCCCCAGCACCTGCTCATCATCATCCTGAATATCAGGGTCAACCAGTGGTATCCCATCCTCATCATATTATGCCTCCACAGCAACATTATGCACCAcccccgccaccaccaccaccaataaGCCATCCAATGCAACATCCTCCCCAGGGAGCAGGTACTCCTCATATGGTTTATAGCCAAGCTCCACCACCACCGATGACCTCTGCTCCACCACCAATAACCCCTCCCCCTGGACACATAATTGCCCAAATGCCACCATATATGAATCACCCTCCTCCAGGACCTCCCCCTCCTCAACATGGTGGCCCACCTGTAAATGTAAatgcaccccctccccatcacTATAATCCTAACTCTTTGCCGCAGTTCAGTGAAGATCAAGGAACTCTCAGCCCTCCTTTTACACAGCCTGGGGGAATGAGTCCGGGGATGTGGCCCGCTCCAAGAGggcctcctccacccccaagaaTGCAAGGTCCACCTTCTCAAGCCCCACTTCCTGGACCACATCACCCAGATCAAACCAGATATAGACCATACTACCAATGA